From one Bombus affinis isolate iyBomAffi1 chromosome 9, iyBomAffi1.2, whole genome shotgun sequence genomic stretch:
- the LOC126920567 gene encoding kynurenine formamidase isoform X2, translating into MYEQEVLYSPSKWSKRFDQMQILSYYYKFAKKVTDDARKNFKCELDIPYGTTERTKYDIYGADLPKDSPIFIFIHGGYWQEGSKDFSAFTVPVFVNKGIKVITIGYDLCPNVKFGDIISQIKIAIKHILKYASNLECRNVWLSGHSAGAHLASSILYDKLWLDEMTKNGYLNLLKGIVLIGGVYNLNPLLDTNIVTPLKLTKDEINTYSFTTLDTKNNTLIQGLKVIVTIGECDSPGLINESRECTQQLITIVDDVHYIFLRENIDHFNIVEELTNEEFILTKVILNNIFHK; encoded by the exons GAACAGGAGGTACTCTATAGTCCCAGCAAATGGAGTAAGAGGTTTGATCAAATGCaaatattatcatattattataaatttgctaAAAAGG tTACCGATGATgctcgtaaaaattttaaatgcGAATTAGATATTCCGTATGGAACAACAGAACGAACTAAATATGATATCTATGGAGCTGACTTACCCAAAG ATTCCCCCATATTTATATTCATTCACGGTGGTTATTGGCAAGAAGGTAGCAAAGATTTTTCTGCATTTACAGTTCCTGTCTTTGTTAATAAAGGAATTAAAGTAATAACCATTGGCTACGATTTATGTCCTAATG tCAAATTTGGGGATATAATATCTCAGATAAAAATAGCGATTAAACATATATTAAAGTATGCATCGAATCTCGAATGTCG GAATGTTTGGCTCTCTGGTCATAGCGCTGGCGCACATTTAGCGTCAAGCAttttatatgataaattatggttAGATGAAATGACGAAAAACGGATACTTAAATCTACTAAAAGGTATCGTGTTAATAGGAGGCGTTTATAATTTGAATCCCCTGCTCGATACGAATATTGTTACGCCTTTGAAACTTACAAA AGATGAAATCAACACATATAGCTTTACCACTCTTGATACCAAAAATAACACACTCATCCAAGGGTTAAAAGTTATTGTAACCATTGGGGAATGTGATTCACCAGGACTTATTAATGAATCACGCGAATGTACTCAG CAACTTATTACAATAGTAGACGATgttcattatatatttcttCGGGAAAATATTGACCATTTTAATATTGTGGAAGAACTCACGAATGAAGAATTTATTTTGACAAAAGTGATACTAAATAACATCTTTCATAAATGA
- the LOC126920564 gene encoding protein PFC0760c-like — MVSKENDIICISSDDDEDARQNKTDDTQGSVIKLVKDNHNSHSNFLITTIRVEASLCDNDGVKRRKRKASEIENVDSSCIDKNSEVFLYKQEANVKACNLKKEDETEKGREENKILLKPQLVVKEKKTISSMEQDIFSMFISLCLQKDRSDDMKKIVNKLKRRYEQLDPVYAHSEAFNNFLNRKRNDIMESNCKLYIYIAEVMNEMKNCCKGKSTLLSNRDYFSDINKTNRDCKLNNSNASTGMCSNMTQTSNSIINDNGMMLTNANNGEEQKKELATEKKIKKILNAMKKCEKYIKRFEELEVDFDDEENSNYIKLEKYKHRMVELYNKYCEYTGESIDAGRQYLRPKDFSTTSIVVVNNAITNFINSKISKRNKLKKIGDFTRALIFPDYNDILQCVTRCNDMNNLGLNNKKLREIAKKAFIDLGEHLQRCRRNDYWDTFSLFLENKEDDPALKDMELAEKLMQNKRISEKKLSDTFEEYVKKQEEMKDQITHPKRSENEEDDDDSIENNDAEEEDDDDNDEADDNDISDIDVNLSSSSEDENSTDISETSKNKTNTEAKSNTGKANSDIEMGEIDQQEINDRLKDHKGDNLKSRKVNDFMNTSNYKNNFKSESIIQNDAISAPNVTKHLNITTNIAFSTTRDNKILIDRTKEDDPNIISENPMDDKSLEDKAEEAEEAEEKPLLRVRSFAKPPITWKDGQEKVGESNESEDTLKTLTAKNVIDLTQDITQENSVRTIQVIPIVKGNCKTFVIPTGKSIINVKNITNNYVKLNTKNMDSRNVTKLGSGQIISSPQAIDKNTKFTSINNISSNLVNQETNINQIQNSQMKQKSTSSMLQSNQMIVLPMKQKENTLQRPKTFSSTSQSK, encoded by the exons atggtCAGTAAGGAGAATGacattatttgtatttcatcaGATGACGATGAAGATGCAAGACAG AATAAAACTGATGACACACAAGGGTCAGTTATCAAATTAGTAAAAGATAATCATAATTCCCATTCTAACTTCTTAATTACTACTATAAGAGTAGAAGCTTCTTTGTGTGACAATGATGGAGTGAAAAGACGTAAAAGAAAAGCGTCTGAAATAGAAAATGTTGATAGTTCTTGTATTGACAAAAATTCTGAAGTATTTTTGTATAAACAAGAAGCTAATGTTAAAGCATGTAATCTGAAGAAGGAGGATGAAacagaaaaaggaagagaagaaaataaaatattattgaaacCACAGTTGGTTGTAAAGGAGAAGAAAACTATTTCTTCTATGGAACAGGATATATTCTCTATGTTTATTAGTTTATGTTTACAGAAAGATCGTTCTGATGATATGAAAAAGAttgttaataaattaaaaagacgTTATGAACAGTTGGATCCTGTATATGCTCATTCTGAAGctttcaataattttttaaatcgaaAGAGAAATGACATAATGGAGAGTAATTGTAAACTTTACATATATATAGCTGAAGTAatgaatgaaatgaaaaattgctGTAAAGGAAAGTCGACATTATTATCAAATAGAGATTATTTTTCTGATATAAACAAAACAAATAGAGATTGTAAACTAAATAATTCCAATGCATCTACTGGAATGTGTTCAAATATGACACAAACTAGTAATAGTATAATTAATGATAATGGAATGATGTTGACTAACGCCAATAATGGAGAAGAACAAAAAAAAGAACTTGCtacagaaaagaaaattaaaaaaattttaaatgcAATGAAAAAATGTGAAAAGTATATAAAACGTTTTGAAGAATTAGAAGTAGATTTTGATGATGAAGAAAAtagtaattatataaaattagaaaaatataaacatcGAATGGTGGAACTGTATAATAAGTACTGTGAATATACTGGAGAAAGTATTGATGCAGGACGGCAATACCTAAGACCAAAAGACTTCAGTACAACTAGTATTGTTGTTGTAAATAATGCTAttacaaatttcattaattctaaaatatcaaaaagaaacaaattgaagAAAATTGGCGATTTTACAAGAGCACTAATTTTCCCAGACTACAATGATATTTTACAATGTGTGACAAGATGTAATGATATGAATAATTTAGGTTTGAACAATAAAAAACTGCGTGAGATTG caAAAAAGGCGTTCATCGATTTAGGTGAACATTTGCAAAGATGTCGACGCAATGATTATTGGGATacattttcattatttcttGAAAATAAAGAAGATGATCCTGCATTAAAAGATATGGAATTAGCTGAAAAATTAATGCAAAACAAGAGAATTAGTGAGAAGAAACTATCAGATACATTTGAGGAATATGTGAAGAAACAAGAAGAAATGAAAGATCAGATTACTCATCCTAAAAGATCAGAGAATGAAGAAGATGATGATGATAGCATAGAAAATAATGATGCTGAAGAAgaagatgatgatgataatgatgagGCTGATGATAATGACATTAGTGACATTGACGTAAATCTAAGTAGTTCATCGGAAGATGAGAATAGTACTGATATAAGTGAGACatctaaaaataaaacaaatacagAAGCCAAATCTAATACAGGAAAAGCTAACTCCGATATAGAAATGGGAGAAATAGACCAACAAGAAATCAATGATAGATTAAAAGATCATAAGGGTGACAATTTAAAATCAAGAAAAGTTAATGATTTTATGAATACatctaattataaaaataattttaaatcagAGTCGATAATACAAAATGACGCAATATCAGCGCCTAATGTGACGAAGCatttaaatattacaactaACATAGCATTCTCAACCACAAGAGATAATAAAATTCTTATTGACAGAACAAAAG AGGATGATCCTAATATAATAAGTGAAAATCCAATGGATGACAAGTCACTAGAGGATAAGGcagaagaagcagaagaagcagaagaaaaGCCATTGTTACGAGTGCGCTCTTTTGCTAAACCTCCGATTACGTGGAAAGATGGACAAGAGAAAGTAGGTGAATCTAATGAAAGTGAAGATACATTAAAGACATTAACTGCCAAAAATGTAATAGATCTTACACAAGATATTACACAAGAAAATTCGGTTCGTACTATTCAGGTAATTCCTATTGTAAAAGGTAACTGCAAGACATTTGTAATACCAACAGGTAAAAGCataattaatgtaaaaaatattacaaataattatGTGAAATTGAATACTAAAAATATGGATTCGCGTAATGTAACTAAATTAGGAAGCGGTCAGATCATATCTTCGCCGCAAGCAAtagataaaaatacaaaatttacaagtataaataatatatcatcGAATTTAGTTAATCAAGAAACAAATATTAATCAAATACAAAATTCacaaatgaaacaaaaaagCACAAGTTCTATGCTTCAGTCTAATCAAATGATAGTGTTACCCATGAAACAAAAGGAAAATACTTTGCAACGTCCAAAGACATTTTCATCAACGTCACAATCTAAATGA
- the LOC126920567 gene encoding kynurenine formamidase isoform X1, with amino-acid sequence MSISEQEVLYSPSKWSKRFDQMQILSYYYKFAKKVTDDARKNFKCELDIPYGTTERTKYDIYGADLPKDSPIFIFIHGGYWQEGSKDFSAFTVPVFVNKGIKVITIGYDLCPNVKFGDIISQIKIAIKHILKYASNLECRNVWLSGHSAGAHLASSILYDKLWLDEMTKNGYLNLLKGIVLIGGVYNLNPLLDTNIVTPLKLTKDEINTYSFTTLDTKNNTLIQGLKVIVTIGECDSPGLINESRECTQQLITIVDDVHYIFLRENIDHFNIVEELTNEEFILTKVILNNIFHK; translated from the exons ATGTCTATTTCG GAACAGGAGGTACTCTATAGTCCCAGCAAATGGAGTAAGAGGTTTGATCAAATGCaaatattatcatattattataaatttgctaAAAAGG tTACCGATGATgctcgtaaaaattttaaatgcGAATTAGATATTCCGTATGGAACAACAGAACGAACTAAATATGATATCTATGGAGCTGACTTACCCAAAG ATTCCCCCATATTTATATTCATTCACGGTGGTTATTGGCAAGAAGGTAGCAAAGATTTTTCTGCATTTACAGTTCCTGTCTTTGTTAATAAAGGAATTAAAGTAATAACCATTGGCTACGATTTATGTCCTAATG tCAAATTTGGGGATATAATATCTCAGATAAAAATAGCGATTAAACATATATTAAAGTATGCATCGAATCTCGAATGTCG GAATGTTTGGCTCTCTGGTCATAGCGCTGGCGCACATTTAGCGTCAAGCAttttatatgataaattatggttAGATGAAATGACGAAAAACGGATACTTAAATCTACTAAAAGGTATCGTGTTAATAGGAGGCGTTTATAATTTGAATCCCCTGCTCGATACGAATATTGTTACGCCTTTGAAACTTACAAA AGATGAAATCAACACATATAGCTTTACCACTCTTGATACCAAAAATAACACACTCATCCAAGGGTTAAAAGTTATTGTAACCATTGGGGAATGTGATTCACCAGGACTTATTAATGAATCACGCGAATGTACTCAG CAACTTATTACAATAGTAGACGATgttcattatatatttcttCGGGAAAATATTGACCATTTTAATATTGTGGAAGAACTCACGAATGAAGAATTTATTTTGACAAAAGTGATACTAAATAACATCTTTCATAAATGA